The following nucleotide sequence is from Mugil cephalus isolate CIBA_MC_2020 chromosome 18, CIBA_Mcephalus_1.1, whole genome shotgun sequence.
CAAACAGAACAGACGCAGAGATTACAGCGAGTCTGGGTGGTTTAGATTTTAAGTTTTGGGTTTGATTCCGCGTGTCTCCGTAAAGCTTAAGCACAGTGCCGTTTCACGTGATGCAAAGTGGCTGCTGGCTTGAGTGCGAGCTCTGCATCCACTCTAATCAAACAGTAGCACATTATCTGAATGTTAAGGTCACAGATATGGAAAGTTCACAGCTGTCTGGGCAGCCTTGACCACGGGACAGCTGTTGTGTATACGCTCAAAAGATATTTTTCTGACATTGAGATTATCACATGTTCAGTTAattttaatcttaaaaaaaaagactatatTTTGCAATAAAATCTCCTTTTTTTCACCATGAAATGGcaacaaattcaaatgaattgTCTCCCAACAGCATCcgtaatttgatttattttcccccGAATAATTGCACAACGAATGCACGTCAGTTCACTGcacctgtttttgtttgttcagagTGAAACCGCTATTACGGAATAAACGACCTGTACGGCGACAGAGCACACCCtgtccacaacaacaacaacaccaccaccacaaaatTACTGCTGTCTGCCAAGACACAGTTTAATCCCAGAGGAATAAAAGAACATCAGATTACGGCACAAAAACTGAGCCATCGGTAAACAGGGATTAGGGGATTGGgtctttaatctgattaatatGGAGGCAGTTGGAATATTCGAGATGTTACTCCACAATTGCATCCCAGATGAGAGGATAATCACACTTTATTACGTCATTTATTGTACCTTGTTAGAGCCCTCAGAGCTAAACATGCCGCCATATGTTTACCTGACCTCAAAgctcacagagaaaaaaaacaaaaaacattcctAATGTGATGAATTAAGAGCTCATTAGACTAGTTAGAATTACATTAGAAATGTACagaaaatttcattttttaaaaaaatgtcttcaggaAAATTGGCCTGAATGAGCGTCAGTACTCTCTACATGAGTAGTTGCAGCCAAGACTCTGTTTTGCAAAGTATCTTTTATGCATTAAATTAAGCAAATGTATGTATCACACAGGCAGAAAACGGGAAAactttgtaaagtgtctttgtaCTAATTCAGAAAAATCCATGCATCTTTGAAAACGGTCTGATTCTTAACTTCTCGGAGAGTGTGAGTCTGGGTTTTGAGGTTTTTCCAGTTCAATAAATCCAACCTGGTTGAGTTTAAAAGGTTATAACCACATCTTTGGCTCCTTCTTTTCTTGCCTGAGCTCAAAAAATCCCAAATCTAATTCCCATGCAGAATTTACAACATAAAATGAGGtagtctgaaaataaaactcttcaTCTTAATCGTAGTGGAGGTTATTTCTTGGTTGTgtatttgggggggaaaaaatgtaaacCCAACGCTATCTTAAGAAGTGAGACTGCTCAAGGAAATTTTGGGAAAGAGTTCAACTTAATACATTCCTCACTTTGCACCTCTGTTGTGCAGCTTGTAATGGAGGTGAAGTTGTAAAGTAGAGGTGTACCCTTTAAGCTGCGCGGTTTTATTAGCCTGCTTTTTGTGTGTACTACACAAAGACAGTATTATGCATTGCTATCAGTGGCCTGACAAATATGAAATACCACCCAGCATTGATTTGGTGCCTCAGCCAGTGCAGGAACATATATCTTTATACACAATGTATGACACAGCATAGATGGATCCATTGCCTGAGTTTGACCTGTTACTGATATGAAGGGGACATTTCACTTCAGCGCGTTTATGTATATTTTGACTTTAATGTTTATCATCCTTAGCATACACCACATCTGCGTTATGAATAGGCACCCTGCCGGCCCTCGATATGGTAAATTGGACATTTTATGGTTTATGAAagaggtgctttttttttttttatcttccacTTTTATTCATGAGCCTCGAATCCCGCTGTAAATGCCTTTAAGATGCATTCAGCTTTATTGGACTCATGAATAAAAGTGATGTTTCCTGTTATGACAAGTGTTTGATggccactaaaaaaaaaaaaggttcagttTTCACAAGACTCCTCAGGACTCTATCACTGGCCAGTCCAACATTTTCACAGACCATTGTGTGCACATGACATTTCACCAGCTTGCAGAAATGTAGCAGCTCCCACATGAGGAGGAATATAAAGCCGACAGACGTTGACTACATACATCTCTTAAATACTGCATTTCCCCTGGTAGTTTTAAATGTTCTCTACATTTGCTCTGATATCTTTGTGCTGTCGACAGTTTTCCTTTggatgctgtgttttgttttctgcacgCATATGGCTCTGTCTCACCCCTGGGGAATTTCCTCTTCTGGGCTAATGTGAATATTAGTATGGGTTAAATGCTCCAGTCATTTGTGCATTAATGCATATTGCATAATTaatgttttagtgcaaagtCTCGGTTTCTAACagcaggagaggaaaaacacCTCGTCTCTGTGTTCCAACTTAAAACATCCGAGTTAAGTCTGGTAACAGAGGGAGTCGCtgacaggattttatttttaatgtatttatttatttatttattttttcgccAGAGCTGTTTTGACGCTTCCTGATTATTTCCATTCTTGATTAAGGGCTGTTCTGTGCAGATTCAAGGCGTTCAGGAGTGTGATGGGATTAAAAGGGACACTGCAATGACCCTGTTGTCGGAATGGCTCAtcatacaaacacaaagcttAGATCGGagactgggagaaaaaaaaatgaggttgTAAAcagagagcacagtgtcagtaTTGTTCGCTTTCATGACGAAGAGGTAAACGTGCGTCTGTTTAGTTGAAAGGGTTTGCAAGAAGACATTTGTTaaaattgtctttgtttttcttttttttagctgtGTGAGCTTCAAGTCTGTTTGATGTCTTAAAATTACAGAATATGTTGTCTCTAAATCTCTTATCTCATCTCAGAGTAAAGTTAATGGAAATGGCCTCAGAAAAAAAGCGGattatacataaataaagacatctTTACATTGTCTTATGAACATtggaatattattattattttttttttttttaaagagagacTTTAGTTGACTTCCACATGTCAGTTGTTTGTTGTGATCAAGGCTGCTGTTAAGACAGGAAACACTTAGTGgcttaaaaacaattttttaaaaaaaaaaataggagatGCCCCTGTATAATCCGTGCcctctgtccatggtgctgaaatcTTTAGCCTCCACACACAGACTTTACTTTATTGTGGGATCAAGTATTAGGTTTTCGTAAATTACTCTGCAATAAAATATACTTCCAGATAAAAATAATccaagataataataataaaagaaaactgtttaacGTTCCTTACATCTAATTCTAAACATCTCCCTGCTATCTTCTGAAAATGTTCAAGATGAATGCTCTTCGTGCAGCTGATTTTAGTGTCATTTTGCAGGGTATTTCAGAAATAGACTTTTGgcctccttaaaaaaaaaaaaaaatagtttggcTGTAAAGTGAGGGAGACAAAGGGCGAGTGGGTCGGACTGCTGCTGATGGCTGCGTCGTGATTAAAGACACCGAATTACGGCAATGAGCAGTGTCGTAATTACATTTCTTAATCACATTCTGGAGGTCTAATTGCCTCTACGATGGGTTTCATTACGTACAGCCAGGTATTACAGTGGACGGTTTTCAAACACACTTGTTTTTGAATTAACATATTATGACACCGCGTCCTGGAAACGTAATAACCACAGTGAATatctgcagtttattttctttcctttatggAAGACAAACATCTTATTGCCGCCCTGAGGCTTTACATTCGCCCACCACGTCTGGCCCTCGCTCCTAAGCTTAGGGCTCAAGAAAAGTTACCGGTTTTCATGGAACAGGCAAATTATTAAGCGTCTCTGTGTACTTGTACTCGACgacagtgaagagacagacaaatAGGAGCTTCATCACCTCTGAATTAATAGTAAGCACGTGGGAATATTTGTTAAaccaaaattattttttttttttaaaaaagcagctttAGCCtcaagcacaaaataaaagttcagGTTCACACTACACTTCACGGAATAAACAcaagtttcttttctgttgttcaaaatattttaataaagcttTTCAACACTGAAATACATACAAACGTCCCACTTTGCTCATATAATAACTAAAGTATCTACAATAATCCACAGCCTGACCTGACAACGCGATTAATCTGAAGACCTCAGTCAAGTTTGAGGAGAAAAACGCAGGAAATACAGCAATTAAGAAAAAATGACGACAATGTGCAATGCAAGCAAAAGATCCATCATAAATATCCAAATTAATAAATTACAAAAGACTCAACGAAACTCCTGAAACACTTGGATTCAGGCTTTCTAAGAAATTCTCAGTTTTTATTATATCACAGTGCCCCCCAAAATGAATTGTAATAGGCGTGCGCAACTATTAACAAGTGTCTGGAATAGCTCATAAATATCTGACCGCTTAGACcactttctatttctatttctagtTCGTGACATTCCACGTGCTCCATAGAAAAGTTCGTGAAAACAGGCCTTGAACTAgtgaattaaacaaacaaaaaaaagtctctgagGTGAATGAAAGAATAACGGAGAATAAAtgagaaagcagcagaaagtgAGGTTGGACTAACGCTCCGGGAAGGTGTCCATCAATTCAAgtggggggggaggaaaaagtCGCAAGTTGTCAGGTCACCCAAATCTCCAAAAGGGTCTTTCACAGAGCAAGTGATCAACAACTCACTCAACACTTGCAGCCACTCTCACAGGCCTATTATACGCGTGTTTGGTCTTCACTGTCATTCATACCAGCACTTTAAGGATGGTTTATGTACACAATCAAGTATTGTTTGAACAAAAAAGCGCGTTTCAATGCATTTAGTAAATATTATAAAAGTATTCATCGGcattactttttgtttctaGCCCACTGACTTCAGCAACCTCGCAGGTTTTCTCTCCCAAGGTGTCCTTAAAAGTGGTTCTGTCGTGTGCTTCTCTGAGTCTTTGTCAGGCGCAGTTAAGGCTTGTCAGTGCACTGTTTGCAGAGGCTGGAGGTGGCGTTGTTGAACAGGGCACATTTATCGGGGCAGGAGGACGCGGCCACTCCGGTGGGGAAGGGGTATCCGGGCGGCTGCTCGTACGCGCCCAAGCCCGGAGCTGCGAGGGCAGTGGTGGCCGGTATCGAAGCTGCGGAGATGGCTTGGCCCTGGTTGAGATACGCCACTAGTCGCCTCATTTCCTCCAGTGCCTGCGCCTGCATGAGGATGTAGTTTTTGGCGAGCAGCAAAGTGGCAATTTTGGAGAGTTTCCGAACTGACGGGCTGTGCGCGTAGGGGATGACCGCTCTGAGCTCGTCCAGCGCGTCGTTCAGATCGTGCATCCGTCGTCTTTCTCTGGCGTTGATGTTTAGCCTCAGTGTTTTCTGCTCTTTGGTTTTCTTACCTCCTTCAGTTTTCCCCGCGGCCACTGTCCGCCCGTCAGCTAGAAGGACCATGTCACACCTGCCATCGCTGTCATCGTCGGGGCTCTGCTCTCCGCCGCTGCTCTCTGCCGCCGAGGTCCTGTTGGCGCTCTCCCCGTACTTGACGCACAAAGATCCGGTCGGCAGACCCAGCGGCCCCCCTCTACCTCCAGTCAGTCCTCCCGGCTGAATCGGGTCTTGATCGGCCTGGTCAAAGCAACTTATCGGCGACTGGCGGTCTCTCGCTGGTAGTTCAATGCCGGCCGATGATCTGAAATGGTCCATCTTTTTGTTGGACACGGCGCTGAGAGTTTTGTGAAAAATGTCCCCTGCTCCGCCGTTCAAGTTCAACCTCCTGTCCATAGCCTCGTGGATTCCGCGTCGTTGCAGGCTATGGCCGCTTCTGGAAACTCTTTGACGCGTCTCTGTGAGTTTCTTCCTCTGTTCGTCCTTTACGCGTTTggttgtgtgtcagtgttgaaGTTGCAGGCTCTCTCCACTTGTCAGTTGAGGTgtagagatgaggaggagactCGTGTAATAAGTGCCGCTCTCTcccgcctctctctctttctgtgtctgattCACCTTCACTGGATCTCCGCGGTGATCCTCGTTACGCGCAGGACGCTCCAGTCTTTTTACATCATTATCTCGAGGCGGGTTATTAAAAAGGATTCGCCTATTGGGACAGAGAcaccctctccccctctcactCTTTACCCAATCAGCTTAACGATTTAATTAATGGCATTTAAACGAGTCCAAACAATACCGcgtgtgctctctctctctcctctttagtgtgtgtgtccaagACTCTTGATATCGATGTTTTTAGAAAGTCACCACACCATAAAATTGCCCGGTTTAGTGATTTGCTTTTGTGACATCTACTTGTGAACGTTTCAAGAGACGATGTACAAATCGAAGTGACATTTGCGATCGTTGTTAAACACTTAAATAGAGGAATTTAGTTCACTTTGTTGAcgtttttctattattttcttttgcctcCGCTCTAGTAGTTCTTACTGTACATTTGAAGCTTTTTATCAGGAATAATGATTTATTGCTGCTAGGACATAGCTAGATGTATTCGCTTTCATTTCCCAGCCTGCAGATCTTTTATCACCACAAATGAACATGGATTTTTGTGTTTCACTGTCACTGTATTGTAACGCTCACCATTTCCTCCATGACAGGGTTTGCCAATCAAGATTTTACTTGTGCTCACACTGCCATCTTCTGGATGGAGCGGTGTAGTACCCCGATGTGGGAATGACGAACGTCATGATTATTCATCTTTTGGCCCTATAATCCTTTTGGGCTTTCAAGCACAGCgttgagacattttttaatcttgtagcATCGTACACCTATGACAAATGTTGAAACAAGTGTATCACTCTTTATGTTGAGCAATGAAGTGACCAAAAATAGTTTAAGCGGGTGATAAAACTTCACCTGTGTTGGAACAAGCGCATGCGATCTGTATACTTTTTGTAAGGAGTACTCTTTAGtctgtgaaaatgtttattGGTGTGACCCAATGATTGGTGGCATCATCTTGTCTCAGATTGGGCTTGAGACATCAGATTTAATTGGAAAGCTGCCAGTACAAACCGAGGGCAGCAAgttcaaataaaacacttgcAGGGGTTGAAGGTCTATTGGTTGAGTGTCCTCCTAGTAGCATTCAGTGGTTTTTGAGGTCTCGGCTGGGCTCAAGGCTTAAGTCCCTGTTGCAATAACGTtgacatttagttttaacattCATTCAAACTGTGAATCTAAATTGCTGGAATAATCCTCAAAGAGAATCAAAGGGTTCAGGGTTAGTGTGCTCCCAGAGAGAAAGCTGCAGGGAGACTGCGAGTTGTCATTCAGCACCGtggacagctcctctgttgACACCTGAGCTACTTACTATCCCGCGGAGTTCATACCTCAACTCTACGGGTGTCGCCTAAGTTCACTGGAGCCCAGAGAACCCCACAGTACACAAAGACTCAATGTGACCAACTCTAACATTCTTCTTCACCCTTCTCTACACCAACAGCATTTTTTGTAATTACTCTCCCCCAAGAAGCCATTTGCAGACACTAGGCGCAGCACATTAAAGGATAAAATCCCTCTCCGTTTCCTCAAGTTACCATGGCTAGTTACCATGGCCTGGCACTGCACACATTAAAGGTGCCTTTAGCAGTGATTACAATTGACCCCTGCCAATTGAAACCATAGTGAATATGCCATGGATTTTTCCACCCTCTGAGTGTGGTACCTTGGCAGCTACATAATTGTGTAACTGGAATGGAGCTCAGTAGAAGTCAGCTCACGCCTCGTTCTGTGAATCACCCACTGCAGACAGCGACATTTGGCAAAGAACTGTTTTGTTCTAAATTCATGTTTGTCCTTTGATAACACGAGGAGAATTGGAGTCAGAGAAGAGGAACATTTGAGATGTAAAAAGCTGCGGAGTGGAGTCTgtgaaatgatttcattgtGTTCCTCTTAGCTGTTGTATCGCTTTTGATGCAGAGCTCCCAGCTTGTGacttaaaacaacaacttgaaGAGCACCTTTGCTAGTTTTCTGTCTGCTGAAATTACATTGAAAAAGTCTGTTGTATATATTACATTTGCTGTGATTTTGTTGGTGCAGTTGTTAGTATGGCTCACGCCGTCTAGATTTAGTCTGTTTGGGCATTTCTGTGTGAagtttgcgtgttctccctgtgatAGTGTGGGTTTTTTCTCCAACATATCCAAAGACATGTAAGGGGGATAGACTGGCAAACTGTCTAGGGTGAACCCTGCCTATAATCAAGAAGCCCCAAAACTGCGACCACACGTTCCTTCATATAAACTCAGAGGAACCAAAGGAACTAAAATGTTGTGCTCATAGAGCTTAATGTTTATgttcaaaatacatttttgcagcagcagcagtagcacacaaacacactattaaaacatttttattccacaCATTCAAGGTcagtgttttagcttttttttctatcataTTTCAATTAGCTCGTGTCCCTCTCAGGAGCAGAATACTGCAGGAGTTATGATCTAACGAGCGGCGGAGACAGTCGCTTTATCCTGAGACGACGAGAGAACACCTTCATGGCCAATCAGGTCCGGCTAATGAGACAAGATGGGTGAGGACAGTGCCACAGCCATTACAGTCACAGGACGTCAGCACTTTGGTAATGAGGAGACCACGAACGCAAGACTGAGGAGGAAATGAGATCAAGCGTCGATTTAAACTGAGACAAAGTTTGGACACCGGAAGTAAAACCCAAACACGTAGTATTTTTTTCACTCACGTCAAACATCTTTATTGCAGACTGatgcaaaatgtgttttgggATATCATCAAAATGATAATTGTTGTTGCAGTTTTGTTGCAGATTCGTGTGTGATTTTACAAACTCAAACTGATTTATGATTAACCAAAGTCTAATCTATTTTGCCTTTAAAGCCCCCTCTCCACTCACAGGTGTATTTTGgtcttatatttatatatatcacaAATGGTTAGATGCATTTGAGTTTAGGCTGTACAATGTCGTACCACATCCTGGACCGGTAGGAAAGCAGAGACGATATGTTTTTCAGTGATGGCAGAACCACTGTTGTCACTTTTATGTGATTCAGATATTGGagtatttaaataaagctgcacGGTTTATCAGTTCTTTTTGAACCAATCTGCTGTTGAGCAATTATCAGTTTCTACCACAAGAGGGCAGACAAGgacttttttaaatgttccaaCCAGGCCGTGTAGGAAGCTGCTGAGTGCAAAGCTGGAGCATGATGAACATGCTTTGTGGCAGCTTTATGGATTTCATTCAACTTTAAAGATTTTGGTTATCAGTGGAAGCCAGACTCTCAGGCTGCTGGGTTCTGAtatgaaatgtcatttttgttATGTGCTGCTCTACATTGAATCCACCAGCGTACCACCTTCATGATATGGCATGTAGGCTGCACTTTTTGTTCTGAAGGTTCCAGCTTCGTTTGGAAGGATTTGAACCCCTCAGTCAGGTGGATGTAGGGGCTGACTTCTTAAATTGTTGTGACTGCTGTCTCCTTCTGTCCTGGCACAACACTCAGTTTTGTAGCTGACTCTTAACGCCCTCCACTTCAGCCTTTTCTTATGCAGcgttgaaacattttcaaatggtTGCTTATTTTAGAGACTTAAATATACCAGTAATGAGATTATTTGATAACTCCCTCACACcctcttccatccatccatccatccatccatccatccatccatccatcactccCCCCGCCATTCTCTGCAAGGATGCGCACAGGCTCAAGTCGTTAATCAAGATCTGGTTATTTTCAATGTGTGCACAGTAGAACCGAagtctttattatttaaagaagcgTATTAACAAACAAATGCGTTGAGCCAGACATTCAGATCTATTATGTCTTGGATGGTGTTAATTATATCTCCACTGTTTCAcattgtctctgtctgtctatcaGATTCTCAAACCGCCTCCGTCATGTTGCGATGTTTCGTGCTGCGCCCCTGGATGCCACTAGGCGACAGACTAAGATCGCAGGACGTTGCTCCACCCGACGCAGATACCACAGGACTCCCTGACCTAGAGGTCTGTGTTAATATAATGTGTCCAAGGATTGTTTGACCACAATCTTAAACCTCTTAATATTCTTTTAattgtacatatgtgtgtgtacccGCGGAGGTCCTCACCGCTCCTCCTCATTCACATCACATACTGGCACAAGGCTGATAATGAATATGCAGATCAAATTAATCAGTTTCATGTCCTTGTCATTGGAGGCCTTTTAAGTTATTTGAGCGGACAAAACTGCCCAGCTTGACATTTTGACAAGTGCGTTTTCTCAGGGTGAGTGTAAGGGGGGGAAATGCGTCGGTGCTTGGAACAGGATGTTAATTTTGTCCCCACACGAGCATGCCTCGAATCAAGCGACAACAATTTAGATTTAATCTCAGCGATGTtcttatttcatcattatttgaGCTGAAGTAAACTCAACCGCGGTGGGAAGTAAACCCCTTGTAATCCAATTTCCTGCTTTGCTACAGTTAAACATAAAGATGACTCCCTACGAGATGCAATTACtccttaaatgtgttttccttgtcaTCTTTTATAATTCACTCGCTTGTATATCCGTGTGCCGGAGCGCATTCGCGGTTTTTTATTCCGAGTAGCCCGCACTGCATTCCTGTACTACAGTAGGATAGAGCCATTTCCGCTTCTGCAACGGCAGGCGAGTGAAACAAAAGGCTGATCGGTGGATGCGCagatttcagcaccacagaaGGTGGACAGCGCTCCAGGCagcctgagtgtgtgtggatggaCAGCTCccaccgacacacacaaacacacacacagacacacacaagaggaGCAAGTATGGTCACATAAAACCAgagttttaaaatgactgagTGTATAAACTTTATTGTTGGAAAGAGGAAAGCAGTACGAGAATAACGTGTTACAGTGTGAAAAACGGAAACATGCGTTCACTGCATTAACGTAacaatatcatttttattattataaaactaGTAGATAAACAATTTCTTGCTTTTATATCTTGGATATGTAGACTCGCGAAGAAAGGAGGATCAGCTCTTGGCATTCACCGCGTGCCTTAATTGTAAGACATTAAATCAAGGTCCGCTGTGAACACGGAGAGACACAACCcgcttctctgtgtgtgtttgaccacCAGCTGCAGACACCTTTCCAAGACACCCGtttctacacacacatatatatataatcattaTATTCTGAAAAGCCTCCGAGGCCAGTGTGACAAACAGCTTTTTGAGACGTGAAGGTTGGtcaaaaatggaacaaaaaatgCCCAAAGAAATCCCAAAACGGATCAAATCCGGTCCCGGTTGCAGGCCTAcctacctttttatttaaagaagcaaCTGGAGAAAAAGAGGTTAAGTTACAGTAATGACTTTTGACGCAAAACAGCCAGTGAGCAGTGTTGGAGGCAAAATAATTATACGTCCCAGGCCGCGTTTGCAGGCGACAAATGGCTCCGTTTGATCCGTGTCTGTCGACAGCTTTGTCCAAAACTGCAGAAAGCATTAAAGTCCTCCATTATCCCATAATGcacctacaaaaaaaagaaaaaaagaaaaaaaaagaaagcacataATGCGTCATGAACTTCAAATTGAACGGCAACTGACAAATTCTCATATTCCACGTTGACCTGTTTAAAAATCACTTCATGTCCAAAACAGGAGGGGAAAAATgtccatgtgaaaaaaaaaatattgatttaacaGTCACATAACGCACgcactttttttcttccagcacacacacacacacaaacacacacacacctgcaaccTCTACTTGCGGGTCACAACTTGAAATTGGCTCAAAACGCAAACGGGGCAGCCGCGTGCCGTAATAGCTCTGCAAACTGCGGGCGTCCTGAACGAAGCGCCGCTCTACAAACATGCGTCCAACGCACGTCCAACAGCGAACTGGCACCGACACCACCTAAATGGGACTGATCTCTCTCCGTCCGGTCTTTTCCTCTGACTTTAGGATTAATGGTGCTCCAGCCAAACAAATGAGGCATCTGCCTTCAGCACAAGAGGATTGGGatgaggggaggtgggggtgggggtgggggggttgttgACGTCACCAGGCAAACAGATGTTCCTCTATATTACCCAGCGTCCTCCTCATCACCACCCCGTGTCCTTGAGACTAGGAGGGAAATAGACGACTTCCCAATCTGAGTATTATCTTCAGAATGCGTTAATCGTCCGCCTTGGTTGGAGAAcggcgtgtgcgtgcgtgcgtgcgtgcgtgcgtgcgcgtgccgGCAGAGGAAATGCCAACAATGGTCCCGCAAAATGTGAAGCCCCAAATCTGGTATTGGCTGCGAACGGTTATGCAACATTgcattccccccccccccccccccccccaaaaaaaaagggagagagagagagcacacgTGTACCTACACTTACACAAATGCAGACTCACATGGGCATGCGCACGTGCACCCTTTCCTCCACATACATTCATGGTGGAGGGATGCTCGTGTTATCCTGAACCTGCAGGTTGAGTTTAACAAATGCTGCATTTAAGTGGAtgtgttgatgagctgcagctACATTTCAGTCCCTGAAAGAGAATAGATCTTAGAAATCGTGTGACATCCAATGCACTGTGTCTGTCATCAGATCAtatgatgtaaataaataaataaatacgtgtCGTGCCATCTGTGCTCAGAGATGCATAAggattaatttatttcatataaactGAATGGCAAGATGACACTGATCCCAGATTAAAGCAGTTATAATCCAGTATAATCTGCTTTGGGGCACACTACAGAGAGAACTATCGATTTGCATATAATGTAAACTGCAGCCTGCTTGAATTCAAATGTAGCCTGTAATTAGGAGTACCTGTCCTCTAATGTCAGCTTCACAGAGCGCCTGAGCTCATCACGACTGGGGACCAGTCCTACATCTGATGGCCCATATTTTCCTATTAAAGAGTAGAATCCACTGCGTAAAAAGCAGAGCAGTGAACCCGAGGAGGCGCAGGCTCGTATATGGTAATTTCGATGCATTACCCACTCGATGGAATAGAGACGAATGGGATACAGAAACAAAGGGAATCGCCATTTTAGACGGAAACGTCCCATGAAACCCGGGGCGACTCTCGCTTCATCGCCATCGCTTTGGAGCTTCATTGCGGCGGTGTCAGAACATCATCATTTTTCGGGTGCCTCTCTCCGAGCACCGACAAGAAAACG
It contains:
- the bhlhe22 gene encoding class E basic helix-loop-helix protein 22; the encoded protein is MDRRLNLNGGAGDIFHKTLSAVSNKKMDHFRSSAGIELPARDRQSPISCFDQADQDPIQPGGLTGGRGGPLGLPTGSLCVKYGESANRTSAAESSGGEQSPDDDSDGRCDMVLLADGRTVAAGKTEGGKKTKEQKTLRLNINARERRRMHDLNDALDELRAVIPYAHSPSVRKLSKIATLLLAKNYILMQAQALEEMRRLVAYLNQGQAISAASIPATTALAAPGLGAYEQPPGYPFPTGVAASSCPDKCALFNNATSSLCKQCTDKP